Proteins encoded together in one Lysinibacter cavernae window:
- a CDS encoding ABC transporter permease: MTITPVADTTQRFSGKWFQDMAIRYAMVLVLIVVIAFFAYRSARFGTVDNVTTILIAAAPFALIALGQTLVILTGGIDLSVGSVIAVSAMTGALTAKTFPDQIWLAVVAAVIVGFLAGSINGFVVSVMNVPPFIATLGMLTLASGVAYVIGNGAPINGLPTEFGAIANTQVLGLTIPVILMIIGIIGFGVMMRRTAYGLRIYAVGGNRLAAEIAGVKTGRVLFSVYAISGALAGLSGVMLASRVISGAPTLGSGYELDAIAAVVIGGASLMGGRGTVWGTALGLLLIQTLNNGLDILTVPAYWQNVIKGVLIVAAVAVDVWASKRRA, encoded by the coding sequence ATGACGATCACTCCAGTAGCAGACACGACCCAGCGCTTCAGCGGCAAGTGGTTCCAAGACATGGCGATCCGCTACGCCATGGTTTTGGTGCTCATCGTCGTCATTGCGTTCTTCGCCTACCGCAGCGCACGCTTCGGCACGGTTGACAACGTCACGACCATCCTCATCGCGGCCGCACCGTTTGCGCTTATCGCGCTCGGCCAGACCCTTGTGATTCTGACAGGCGGTATCGACCTGTCGGTTGGTAGCGTAATCGCGGTCAGCGCCATGACCGGCGCGTTGACCGCCAAGACGTTCCCAGACCAGATCTGGCTCGCCGTTGTTGCCGCGGTAATCGTTGGTTTCCTCGCGGGGTCCATCAACGGATTTGTGGTTTCGGTGATGAACGTTCCGCCGTTTATCGCTACCCTCGGTATGCTCACGCTCGCCTCAGGTGTTGCGTACGTTATCGGTAATGGCGCGCCCATCAACGGCCTGCCAACCGAGTTTGGCGCTATCGCAAACACCCAGGTCCTCGGCCTCACCATCCCCGTAATCCTCATGATCATCGGCATCATCGGATTTGGCGTCATGATGCGCCGCACCGCTTACGGCCTGCGTATCTACGCAGTTGGTGGAAACCGACTCGCGGCAGAAATCGCCGGCGTCAAGACCGGTCGCGTACTCTTCAGCGTCTACGCAATCAGCGGCGCGCTTGCCGGACTCTCCGGAGTCATGCTCGCCTCGCGCGTGATCAGTGGCGCACCAACCCTCGGTAGCGGTTACGAGCTCGACGCCATCGCCGCCGTAGTTATTGGTGGAGCCAGCCTCATGGGCGGACGCGGAACCGTATGGGGAACCGCGCTCGGACTCCTGCTCATCCAGACTCTGAACAACGGACTCGACATCCTCACGGTTCCCGCCTACTGGCAGAACGTGATCAAGGGTGTCCTGATCGTAGCGGCCGTTGCCGTTGACGTTTGGGCGTCCAAACGCAGAGCGTAA
- a CDS encoding substrate-binding domain-containing protein: MKMTQWMKRTAMVTLAGTTVVALSACGAGDPSANQDNGDGPKRVTVGITVYNMSSFITEGKEGIDTYADENNIEIKWNSANDDVSTQASQVDQFISAKVDAIIIVPVQADTLQPQVTAAKNANIPIMDVNATLNNSDITASVQPDDVAAGEQEATMMMDALGSKGNVVILQGPLGGSGEINRGQGIDNVLAENADVKVLAKDTANWKRDEAVNKMKNWISAFGDEIDGVIAQNDDMGLGAVQALREAGMNDVPVVGIDGIEDGLNAVKKGDFIGTSLQNGTVQLATGVAVAARIARGEDVNKELVYTMPAITTENVDAAIEHVVTDRKAFLAGLTDLINDNLKTGNIAYEGLPGQEK; the protein is encoded by the coding sequence ATGAAGATGACCCAGTGGATGAAGCGCACCGCCATGGTGACGCTCGCTGGCACGACCGTAGTGGCCCTCAGCGCCTGTGGCGCAGGAGACCCTTCGGCAAACCAGGACAACGGAGACGGCCCAAAGCGCGTCACCGTTGGTATCACCGTCTACAACATGTCCTCGTTCATTACCGAAGGTAAAGAAGGAATCGACACCTACGCCGACGAGAACAACATCGAGATCAAGTGGAACTCGGCAAACGACGACGTGAGCACCCAGGCCAGCCAGGTTGACCAGTTCATCAGCGCCAAGGTTGACGCCATCATCATCGTTCCCGTTCAGGCAGACACCCTGCAGCCGCAGGTAACCGCAGCCAAGAACGCCAACATCCCGATCATGGATGTCAACGCAACGCTCAACAACTCCGACATCACGGCAAGCGTTCAGCCCGATGACGTTGCTGCTGGCGAGCAGGAAGCCACCATGATGATGGATGCCCTCGGCAGCAAGGGCAACGTTGTTATCCTCCAGGGCCCCCTCGGCGGCTCGGGAGAAATCAACCGAGGCCAGGGAATCGACAATGTTCTCGCTGAAAACGCAGACGTCAAGGTTCTCGCAAAGGACACGGCCAACTGGAAGCGCGACGAAGCCGTTAACAAGATGAAGAACTGGATCTCGGCGTTCGGCGACGAGATCGACGGCGTTATCGCTCAGAACGACGACATGGGACTCGGCGCCGTACAGGCTCTCCGCGAGGCCGGCATGAACGACGTTCCTGTTGTTGGTATCGACGGAATCGAAGACGGCCTCAACGCCGTCAAGAAGGGTGACTTCATTGGCACCTCGCTGCAGAACGGTACCGTTCAGCTCGCAACCGGTGTTGCAGTTGCTGCTCGTATTGCCCGCGGCGAAGACGTCAACAAGGAACTCGTCTACACGATGCCAGCCATCACCACCGAAAACGTTGACGCTGCTATCGAGCACGTTGTGACGGACCGCAAGGCGTTCCTTGCCGGCCTGACCGACCTCATCAACGACAACCTCAAGACCGGAAACATCGCGTACGAAGGCCTCCCAGGCCAGGAGAAGTAA
- a CDS encoding KpsF/GutQ family sugar-phosphate isomerase, with product MSHTTPTPEISEHDVIANARAFVARQGAAVTGLADQLDETFASVVRAILALPGKVITTGSGTSGIMAERLAHLLAVSGTPAFYLPCLDALHGGMGAITDGDLVLAFSKGGQSTELVDLVTRLSERGIPTVAVTERPESPFAQAADTVVVVQTRPIDADPGGLIAMGSTLVAGSWGDALASTLMGLRDHSWADVINIHPGGYVGQQTDLPADNGSAAEPGA from the coding sequence TTGTCACACACCACACCAACACCCGAGATTTCAGAGCACGACGTTATTGCCAACGCGCGGGCGTTTGTCGCCCGACAGGGTGCTGCTGTTACTGGGCTCGCCGACCAGCTTGATGAAACGTTTGCTTCGGTTGTACGGGCCATTCTCGCCCTCCCAGGCAAAGTCATCACGACCGGCTCAGGCACCTCTGGCATCATGGCCGAGCGCCTCGCCCACCTACTTGCCGTTTCTGGCACCCCAGCCTTTTATCTTCCCTGCCTCGATGCGCTGCACGGCGGCATGGGAGCCATCACCGATGGCGATCTTGTTCTTGCCTTCTCAAAAGGCGGCCAGTCGACCGAACTCGTCGACCTTGTTACCCGCCTGAGCGAACGTGGCATCCCAACCGTAGCGGTCACCGAACGCCCTGAGTCGCCATTTGCGCAGGCGGCTGACACCGTCGTGGTTGTGCAGACGCGGCCGATTGATGCCGATCCCGGCGGGCTCATCGCCATGGGTTCAACGCTTGTTGCCGGCTCGTGGGGCGATGCCCTCGCCTCAACCCTTATGGGCCTCCGCGACCACAGCTGGGCCGACGTCATCAACATCCACCCTGGTGGATACGTTGGCCAGCAAACCGACCTTCCCGCCGACAACGGCAGCGCAGCAGAGCCCGGCGCATGA
- the xylB gene encoding xylulokinase, translating into MSRPALVAGIDSSTQSCKVELRNATTGELLATGSAPHTVVTPPLSEQNPADWWDALVAAFRSAMTLADASPEDVVGIAVAAQCHGLVALDENNNVIRPAKLWNDTTSAPELAELSERIGDEALISKLGSLPTAAFTIGKIAWLAKHEPENFARVASILLPHDYLTFRLTGNKVTDRSEASGTGYFNAATNEYLPEHLALIDADRDWLPMLPTVLDPDAPAGTVLPVVLDELGLSGTVVVASGGGDQHAAALGLGTVAGDVVYSFGTSGVVSALHTTSVHDPLGFVNGVADMTNGFMPLICTLNAAKVTDTFARILGVDYNELTRLALAAPPTEVGPSLAAFLDGERTPNRPGANGILAGITTETTREEIARAAYEGVIFGLVTGQHHLERLGVQTSGRIIAVGGGAKSAAYTQLLSDALQRPVLTADAPEATARGAAVQAAAIWSKRPVTEVRTEWAPRTEVVATPRPVQRDAFAAYEAVAAVTQLDRQ; encoded by the coding sequence ATGAGCAGGCCAGCCCTCGTCGCCGGAATCGACTCCTCGACACAGTCCTGCAAAGTTGAGTTGCGCAACGCGACCACCGGCGAACTTCTTGCCACCGGTTCGGCTCCACACACCGTTGTAACACCACCGCTGAGCGAGCAGAATCCCGCCGACTGGTGGGATGCGCTCGTCGCCGCGTTCCGTTCGGCCATGACACTCGCGGATGCCTCGCCAGAGGATGTCGTTGGCATCGCGGTTGCCGCCCAGTGCCACGGCCTCGTTGCCCTTGACGAGAACAACAACGTCATCCGCCCGGCCAAGCTGTGGAACGACACCACCTCGGCACCGGAACTCGCCGAGCTGAGCGAACGCATTGGCGATGAGGCTCTCATCTCCAAGCTGGGATCGCTGCCAACGGCCGCGTTCACCATCGGCAAGATTGCGTGGCTCGCCAAGCACGAGCCCGAGAACTTCGCGCGGGTCGCGAGCATCCTGCTCCCCCACGACTACCTGACGTTCCGGCTTACCGGAAATAAGGTCACGGATCGTTCTGAGGCCTCGGGAACCGGCTACTTCAACGCGGCCACAAACGAATATCTTCCTGAGCACCTCGCGCTCATCGACGCAGACCGCGACTGGCTGCCGATGCTGCCGACCGTGCTCGACCCAGACGCGCCAGCCGGAACTGTCCTTCCCGTCGTCCTCGACGAGCTCGGCCTGAGCGGAACCGTAGTGGTTGCCTCCGGCGGCGGCGACCAGCACGCGGCCGCCCTCGGTCTCGGAACGGTTGCCGGCGACGTGGTCTACTCATTTGGCACGTCAGGTGTTGTCTCTGCGCTGCACACAACAAGCGTGCACGACCCGCTCGGCTTTGTGAACGGCGTCGCCGACATGACCAACGGCTTCATGCCGCTCATCTGCACCCTCAACGCGGCGAAGGTCACCGACACGTTTGCCCGCATCCTTGGTGTTGACTACAACGAGCTCACGCGCCTTGCCCTCGCCGCGCCCCCAACCGAAGTTGGGCCGAGCCTTGCCGCGTTCCTCGACGGGGAACGCACCCCAAACCGCCCTGGCGCGAACGGCATCCTTGCTGGAATCACCACGGAAACCACGCGCGAAGAGATCGCCCGCGCAGCCTACGAAGGCGTTATCTTTGGGCTCGTCACAGGCCAGCACCACCTCGAAAGACTTGGCGTTCAAACCTCCGGCCGCATTATCGCGGTTGGCGGCGGAGCAAAGTCTGCCGCCTACACGCAGTTGCTTTCGGATGCCCTGCAGCGCCCGGTCCTGACCGCGGATGCGCCGGAGGCTACCGCACGAGGCGCCGCGGTGCAGGCAGCCGCCATCTGGTCGAAGCGGCCCGTGACCGAGGTGCGCACCGAGTGGGCCCCTCGCACCGAGGTTGTCGCCACGCCACGCCCAGTGCAGCGCGACGCGTTTGCCGCGTACGAAGCCGTCGCCGCCGTGACCCAGCTGGACCGCCAATGA
- a CDS encoding NAD(P)-dependent alcohol dehydrogenase, with product MTQTPALPETMRVSVLNGVQNLTIEDRPLPVVQPDEVLVKVAAVGVCGSDVHYYRHGKIGDFVVDGPLVLGHELSGKIVAVGADVDAARIGERVAVEPQRPCKNCRECRAGRYNLCPNMEFYATPPIDGAFAGYVTIQADFAHAIPDNLSDEAAALLEPLSVAITTMRKAGIEPGSSILIAGAGPIGIICIQAAKAFGASEIIVSDLVAERRERALSYGATRVIDPVAEDVAALGLDVNAFVDASGSPRAVDAGIRAVRPAGTVVLVGLGNPEMTLPVEQIQNLEITVTGIFRYTNTWPAAIHMVSSGVVDLDSLVTGKFDLDHVAEALNSDQNPDSLKSIVYPGK from the coding sequence ATGACTCAGACACCAGCTCTTCCCGAAACGATGCGCGTCAGCGTGCTCAACGGGGTGCAAAACCTCACGATTGAGGACCGCCCGCTTCCCGTCGTCCAGCCAGACGAGGTCCTCGTCAAGGTTGCAGCGGTTGGCGTGTGCGGCTCAGACGTGCACTACTACCGCCACGGCAAAATCGGCGACTTCGTTGTTGACGGACCGCTCGTGCTTGGCCACGAACTCTCAGGAAAAATCGTTGCCGTTGGGGCAGACGTCGACGCAGCCCGCATTGGCGAGCGCGTAGCCGTTGAGCCACAGCGTCCCTGCAAAAACTGCCGCGAATGCCGCGCCGGACGCTACAACCTCTGCCCAAACATGGAGTTCTACGCGACCCCACCAATCGACGGCGCATTCGCAGGCTACGTCACCATTCAGGCGGACTTCGCGCACGCGATCCCCGACAACCTGTCTGACGAGGCTGCCGCGCTGCTTGAACCGCTCTCCGTGGCAATCACCACCATGCGCAAGGCAGGCATCGAGCCTGGCTCAAGCATCCTCATCGCGGGAGCGGGCCCAATCGGCATCATCTGCATCCAGGCCGCAAAGGCCTTTGGTGCCTCAGAAATCATCGTGAGCGACCTCGTGGCAGAGCGCCGCGAACGCGCCCTCTCATACGGCGCAACCCGCGTCATCGACCCGGTGGCAGAGGATGTTGCAGCCCTCGGCCTCGACGTCAACGCATTTGTTGACGCCAGCGGATCGCCCCGCGCGGTGGATGCCGGCATCCGCGCCGTCCGCCCAGCAGGAACCGTTGTGCTCGTTGGTCTTGGCAACCCAGAAATGACGCTGCCCGTTGAGCAGATCCAAAACCTTGAGATCACCGTCACCGGCATCTTCCGCTACACGAACACCTGGCCAGCAGCCATCCACATGGTTTCGTCAGGAGTTGTTGACCTTGACTCCCTCGTGACGGGCAAGTTTGACCTCGACCACGTTGCCGAGGCGCTCAACAGCGACCAGAACCCAGATAGCCTCAAGTCCATCGTTTACCCAGGCAAATAG
- a CDS encoding SDR family NAD(P)-dependent oxidoreductase: protein MTSPFSLEGKTALVTGGNQGLGKAFAFGLAEAGARVAIAGRSAERNAAVVAEAREAGFDFTPITADITEGDQVDRMTAEAISALGRIDILVNNAGTCYHNPSFSVTDQEWDNVFDLNVKALWKASIAVGAHMKEQGKGSIVNIGSMSGIIVNRPQWQPAYNASKAAVHHLTKSLAVEWAELGIRVNAVAPGYVKTEMAPVDREDFKRYWIDDAPQQRFAMPEEIAPSVVFLASDAASFITGSILVADGGYTAV from the coding sequence ATGACTTCTCCATTCTCACTCGAAGGCAAGACCGCCCTCGTTACCGGCGGCAACCAGGGCCTTGGCAAGGCATTTGCCTTCGGCCTTGCCGAGGCTGGCGCACGCGTCGCAATTGCTGGACGCAGCGCAGAGCGCAACGCGGCAGTTGTTGCTGAGGCTCGCGAGGCTGGCTTCGATTTCACCCCCATCACGGCCGACATCACCGAGGGTGACCAGGTTGACCGTATGACCGCTGAGGCCATTTCGGCGCTCGGACGCATCGACATCCTCGTCAACAACGCGGGCACCTGCTACCACAACCCATCCTTCAGCGTCACCGACCAGGAGTGGGACAACGTCTTCGACCTCAACGTCAAGGCGCTGTGGAAGGCAAGCATCGCCGTTGGTGCGCACATGAAGGAACAGGGCAAGGGCTCGATCGTCAACATCGGCAGCATGTCTGGCATCATCGTGAACCGCCCGCAGTGGCAGCCTGCCTACAACGCGTCGAAGGCGGCAGTTCACCACCTCACGAAGTCGCTCGCCGTTGAGTGGGCAGAGCTCGGCATTCGCGTGAACGCGGTTGCCCCTGGCTACGTCAAGACCGAGATGGCCCCTGTTGACCGCGAAGACTTCAAGCGCTACTGGATTGACGACGCGCCTCAGCAGCGCTTCGCGATGCCTGAAGAGATTGCTCCTTCAGTTGTCTTCCTCGCGAGCGACGCAGCGTCGTTCATCACCGGATCGATCCTTGTCGCCGACGGCGGCTACACGGCTGTCTAA
- a CDS encoding zinc-dependent alcohol dehydrogenase, with protein MTQNRRIVVNSFDDIVLETEETPTPAAGEVLVRSTVVGICGSDMHAAHGRHPFMSLPFWPGHEVVGRVEAAGTDADQSLAGKRVVVEPNLYCGTCDQCVAGRYNICSTLDVFGCQTPGGMTDRFVIAADRVIPLPDDLDDTWASLIEPLSTPVHAVRRAGDLSGKRVVVLGAGPIGLFVAIAALEAGAERVVVGDLLASKRERAERLGAAGSFDPSADSAAEDALAALGGKAHVVFDCVSRESTVHLAIEILDKGATLMTVGVPAGPTKIDLDLIQDRELTLIGNLMYVREDVLHAIEILRKKSFPLDELITASFDITEAKQAFHTSGDPEQVKVLVTIGDQS; from the coding sequence ATGACCCAAAATCGTCGGATTGTTGTGAATTCGTTTGACGACATCGTCCTCGAAACAGAAGAGACCCCAACACCGGCCGCTGGCGAAGTACTTGTCCGCAGCACGGTTGTTGGCATTTGCGGTTCGGACATGCACGCGGCGCACGGCCGCCACCCCTTTATGTCGCTGCCGTTCTGGCCGGGACACGAGGTTGTTGGCCGCGTCGAGGCTGCCGGTACGGATGCCGACCAGTCGCTGGCCGGCAAGCGCGTAGTCGTCGAACCCAACCTGTACTGCGGAACCTGCGACCAGTGTGTTGCGGGCCGCTACAACATCTGCTCAACTCTCGACGTATTCGGATGCCAGACGCCTGGCGGAATGACCGACCGTTTTGTCATCGCCGCTGACCGGGTCATCCCGCTGCCAGACGACCTTGACGACACCTGGGCGTCACTCATCGAACCGCTGTCGACACCGGTGCACGCCGTTCGCCGCGCGGGCGACCTGAGCGGCAAGCGCGTTGTTGTGCTCGGAGCAGGCCCCATCGGCCTTTTTGTTGCAATTGCAGCGCTCGAGGCCGGGGCAGAGCGCGTTGTGGTTGGCGATCTGCTGGCTTCCAAGCGCGAGCGCGCCGAGCGTCTTGGCGCCGCTGGCAGCTTTGACCCAAGCGCTGACTCCGCCGCAGAGGATGCGCTTGCCGCGCTTGGCGGAAAAGCGCACGTGGTCTTTGACTGCGTATCGCGCGAGTCAACGGTTCACCTTGCCATCGAGATCCTGGATAAGGGCGCAACGTTGATGACGGTTGGCGTTCCTGCTGGGCCGACGAAGATCGATCTCGACCTCATCCAGGACCGCGAGCTGACGCTCATCGGCAACCTCATGTATGTCCGCGAGGATGTACTGCACGCAATTGAGATTCTTCGCAAGAAGTCGTTCCCGCTTGATGAGCTCATCACGGCGTCGTTTGATATCACGGAGGCCAAGCAGGCGTTCCACACGTCAGGCGACCCTGAGCAGGTCAAAGTATTGGTCACCATCGGAGATCAGAGCTAG
- a CDS encoding dihydroxyacetone kinase family protein, with protein MTILFNNPAEFAEDQFEGFLDLYSDRLRGVPGGAVAHRSGEPQVAVIVGGGSGHYPAFCGLVGPGFATGAVVGNVFTSPSAAQVYSVAKAAHQGRGVILSFGNYAGDNMNFGIAADRLRKEGIDVRIVVVTDDIASATEEEKRRGIAGDFTVFKVMGAAAAAGLDLDGVERAGRAANSATRTLGVAFSGCTMPGAEHPLFTVPEGHLGLGLGIHGEPGIRDEPLPTAEQLAHTLTTAVLEAAPANAGKRVTAIVNGLGTTKYEELFLLWKTISANLRDAGLEIIEPEVGEIVTSLDMGGCSLTLMWLDDELETFWRADAYAPGYRKQAAPIANLVASAGGEESAEAAVIPDATEAARALGTVALAGLESIARTLHTNEVRLGEIDAVAGDGDHGRGMVKGIDAALKAGAAAHAADAGVAWILTSAGQAWAEFAGGTSGVLWGAALEGAGSALTDSREAYTPTDFVAAADGFATAITDLGRATIGDKTLVDALLPFVEALREQVAAGTDFASAWSTAAAVATERAAATAALSPKLGRARPLAEKSVGTPDAGATSLALIVTDLGSL; from the coding sequence GTGACTATTCTCTTCAACAACCCGGCCGAATTTGCCGAAGACCAGTTCGAGGGATTCCTCGATCTCTACTCAGACCGCCTCAGGGGCGTTCCCGGCGGCGCAGTGGCGCATCGCAGCGGCGAGCCACAGGTTGCCGTCATCGTTGGCGGAGGCTCCGGCCACTACCCCGCGTTCTGCGGCCTCGTTGGGCCAGGCTTCGCCACGGGAGCTGTTGTTGGAAACGTCTTCACCTCCCCGTCAGCCGCACAGGTCTACTCTGTCGCGAAGGCCGCCCACCAAGGCCGCGGCGTCATCCTCAGCTTTGGTAACTACGCAGGCGACAACATGAACTTCGGCATTGCAGCCGACCGCCTCCGCAAAGAAGGCATCGACGTGCGCATTGTTGTCGTGACCGACGACATCGCCTCGGCAACAGAAGAAGAGAAGCGCCGCGGCATCGCCGGCGACTTCACCGTCTTCAAAGTCATGGGCGCAGCAGCGGCCGCCGGCCTCGACCTCGACGGCGTCGAGCGCGCAGGCCGCGCCGCAAACTCAGCAACGCGCACGCTGGGCGTTGCGTTCTCAGGCTGCACCATGCCGGGCGCGGAGCATCCACTCTTCACCGTTCCTGAGGGACACCTCGGGCTCGGCCTCGGCATCCACGGCGAGCCAGGCATCCGCGACGAACCGCTCCCAACCGCAGAGCAGCTTGCACACACCCTCACCACAGCCGTGCTTGAGGCGGCACCTGCCAACGCTGGCAAACGCGTGACGGCAATCGTCAACGGCCTTGGCACCACCAAATACGAAGAGCTCTTCCTGCTCTGGAAAACAATCTCGGCCAACCTCCGCGATGCCGGCCTCGAGATCATTGAGCCAGAAGTTGGCGAGATCGTGACAAGCCTTGACATGGGCGGCTGCTCGCTCACCCTCATGTGGCTCGACGACGAACTCGAAACCTTCTGGAGAGCGGATGCCTACGCCCCCGGTTACCGCAAACAGGCTGCGCCCATTGCGAACCTCGTGGCATCAGCAGGAGGCGAAGAATCGGCAGAGGCGGCCGTCATCCCCGACGCAACCGAAGCCGCCCGTGCCCTCGGGACAGTTGCGCTTGCCGGGCTCGAAAGCATCGCCCGCACCCTGCACACCAACGAAGTCCGCCTTGGCGAGATCGACGCGGTTGCCGGCGACGGCGACCACGGGCGCGGCATGGTCAAGGGCATCGACGCCGCCCTCAAAGCTGGCGCCGCGGCACACGCTGCGGATGCCGGTGTCGCCTGGATCCTTACCTCGGCCGGCCAGGCATGGGCGGAATTCGCCGGCGGCACCTCAGGAGTCCTGTGGGGCGCCGCCCTTGAGGGCGCCGGCTCCGCGCTGACCGATAGCCGCGAGGCCTACACCCCGACCGACTTCGTCGCGGCGGCGGACGGCTTCGCGACGGCAATCACCGACCTCGGCCGCGCGACGATCGGCGATAAGACGCTTGTTGATGCGCTGCTTCCGTTTGTGGAGGCCCTCCGCGAGCAGGTGGCGGCCGGCACGGACTTCGCCTCAGCTTGGTCGACGGCCGCTGCCGTTGCCACCGAGCGCGCTGCGGCGACGGCAGCGCTCAGCCCCAAACTGGGCCGCGCCCGTCCGCTCGCAGAGAAGAGCGTCGGGACTCCCGACGCTGGCGCAACATCCCTCGCCCTCATCGTGACCGACCTCGGCTCGCTGTAG
- a CDS encoding GolD/DthD family dehydrogenase, with amino-acid sequence MTAEFAGKVVVVTGAASGIGNSVALYFAERGARVVGVDLGETIGEAMAALPGEGHHGIVKDLTGATAATEVFDEVVAVAGTVHVLVNSAGIVMLDTALNLSDRMWDATIAVNLTASFKMAQAAGRIMTVAGFGRIINLASQASVVGLDQHVAYCASKAGIVGMTKVLSMEWAPSGVTVNAVSPTVVETPLGKAAWAGEKGEALKQQIPTRRFAQPEEVAGLIAYLAGDNAGMVTGENILIDGGYSSI; translated from the coding sequence ATGACCGCAGAATTTGCAGGAAAAGTAGTTGTTGTCACCGGAGCCGCCAGCGGAATCGGCAACTCCGTAGCGCTGTACTTCGCCGAGCGCGGGGCCCGCGTCGTTGGCGTCGACCTCGGCGAAACCATTGGCGAAGCCATGGCCGCACTGCCAGGTGAGGGCCACCACGGTATCGTCAAGGATCTCACCGGGGCGACCGCCGCAACTGAGGTTTTCGACGAGGTTGTCGCCGTTGCCGGAACCGTCCATGTGCTCGTCAACTCGGCAGGCATTGTCATGCTCGATACGGCCCTCAACCTGTCGGACCGAATGTGGGATGCCACAATCGCCGTCAACCTGACGGCCAGCTTCAAGATGGCACAGGCCGCCGGTCGTATCATGACCGTGGCAGGCTTTGGCCGCATCATCAACCTTGCCTCGCAGGCGAGCGTCGTTGGCCTTGATCAGCACGTCGCCTACTGCGCGAGCAAGGCCGGCATCGTTGGCATGACGAAGGTGCTTTCCATGGAGTGGGCACCAAGCGGCGTAACCGTGAATGCGGTGTCCCCAACCGTTGTTGAGACGCCCCTCGGCAAGGCGGCTTGGGCAGGCGAAAAGGGAGAGGCGCTCAAGCAGCAGATCCCAACCCGCCGCTTTGCCCAGCCGGAGGAGGTTGCCGGCCTGATCGCGTATCTCGCTGGCGACAACGCCGGCATGGTGACGGGCGAGAACATCCTCATCGACGGCGGCTACTCCTCCATCTAG
- a CDS encoding ribose-5-phosphate isomerase — MEQQKLRVVIGSDDAGYEYKESVKQDLLGNPNVELVEDVGVDANQHTAYPTVAIAAAEKVAAGTADRALLFCGTGLGVAIAANKVPGIRAVTAHDSFSVERAILSNNAQILTMGQRVIGIELARRLVREWLTYRFDETSASAEKVQVLSDYENKA; from the coding sequence ATGGAACAGCAGAAACTACGGGTTGTCATCGGATCAGATGATGCCGGATATGAGTACAAAGAAAGCGTTAAGCAGGACCTTCTTGGCAATCCCAATGTTGAGCTCGTCGAAGACGTCGGAGTGGACGCCAACCAACACACCGCCTACCCAACCGTCGCCATCGCAGCAGCCGAAAAAGTCGCAGCAGGAACCGCAGACCGCGCCCTCCTCTTCTGCGGCACCGGCCTCGGCGTTGCCATCGCAGCCAACAAAGTACCAGGCATCCGCGCCGTCACCGCCCACGACTCCTTCTCCGTCGAACGCGCCATCCTCAGCAACAACGCCCAAATCCTCACCATGGGACAACGGGTCATCGGCATCGAACTCGCCCGGCGCCTCGTCCGCGAATGGCTCACCTACCGCTTCGACGAAACCTCAGCATCCGCCGAAAAAGTACAGGTCCTCTCCGACTACGAAAACAAGGCCTAG